One genomic region from Prunus persica cultivar Lovell chromosome G3, Prunus_persica_NCBIv2, whole genome shotgun sequence encodes:
- the LOC18783113 gene encoding VQ motif-containing protein 11, whose product MNTPTCGPDPVSPNTTYVQADPATFRAVVQKLTGAPEDPSAQKLPLTLPARYSNPKPTTATEMGPRRPAFKLHERRQATKKLELNLNTASPSASCGPHGRPRGFVGFGSHHEMVMVSPVSTLDFLARGSPRTPASPCEDEDRAIAEKGFYLHPSPPLSTPRGSEPPELLPLFPLHSPRDSQNSSSAT is encoded by the coding sequence ATGAACACGCCCACTTGCGGACCCGACCCGGTTTCACCCAACACCACATACGTCCAAGCCGACCCGGCAACTTTCAGGGCCGTGGTCCAGAAGCTGACCGGAGCACCGGAAGACCCATCAGCCCAAAAGCTCCCTCTCACCCTCCCAGCCCGCTATtccaacccaaaacccaccaccgCCACCGAAATGGGGCCCCGGAGACCCGCTTTCAAGCTCCACGAGCGCAGGCAAGCCACCAAGAAGCTAGAGCTCAACCTCAACACGGCGAGCCCATCCGCCTCATGTGGGCCTCACGGTAGGCCCAGAGGGTTTGTAGGTTTTGGGAGCCATCACGAGATGGTAATGGTTTCGCCCGTTTCGACATTGGATTTTCTCGCACGTGGGAGCCCGAGGACGCCCGCGTCACCGTGTGAAGATGAAGATAGGGCCATTGCTGAGAAGGGGTTCTATTTGCACCCAAGTCCTCCGCTAAGTACACCCAGAGGCTCTGAGCCTCCTGAGCTATTGCCTCTGTTTCCCCTCCATTCTCCACGAGATAGCCAGAACTCTTCTTCTGCTACTTAA
- the LOC18781759 gene encoding glycerol kinase — protein MSLTNLVFCLHFYFGDWINTVHNPKNHSPTYTILLFSSSVSLSLSLSSLSLFRNQNKKFGSSRQETKMSKKPEASKKTDDVFVGSIDQGTTSTRFIIYDRSARPVGSHQVEFTQFYPEAGWVEHDAMEILESVRVCMAKALDKATADGHNVDSGLKAIGLTNQRETTLIWSKSTGCPLYNAIVWMDVRTSSICRKLEKELSGGRTHFLETCGLPISTYFSALKLLWLLENVDKVKEAVKSGDALFGTIDTWLIWNLTGGVKGGIHVTDVSNASRTMLMNLKTLEWDNPTLKTLGIPAEFLPKIVSNSEIIGKISTGWPITGVPISGCLGDQHAAMLGQACRRGEAKSTYGTGAFILLNTGEEIIRSTHGLLSTVAFKLGPKAPTNYAIEGSIAIAGAAVQWLRDSLGIIKSAKEIEDLALQVESTGGVYFVPAFNGLFAPWWRDDARGVCIGITRFTNKAHICRAVLESMAFQVKDVLDSMHKDAGEKGEVKNEKGEFLLRVDGGATVNTLLMQIQADLLGSPVLRPADIETTALGAAYAAGLAVGIWTEKEIFAGEERAKVATTFHPKLDEELRKKKLDSWFKAISRTFDLADLSL, from the exons ATGAGTTTGACCAATTTGGTATTTTGTTTGCATTTCTATTTTGGTGATTGGATAAACACTGTCCACAATCCCAAGAACCACTCTCCTACTTATACCATTTTGCTATTCTcttcctctgtttctctctctctctctctctcctctctctctctcttcagaaACCAGAACAAAAAGTTTGGATCTTCAagacaagaaacaaaaatgtcgAAGAAACCAGAAGCCTCAAAGAAAACAGATGATGTTTTCGTTGGGTCGATTGACCAAGGAACCACCAGCACCAGATTCATAATCTATGATCGTTCGGCGCGCCCAGTTGGCTCTCACCAGGTCGAGTTCACTCAGTTTTACCCTGAAGCAGG ATGGGTTGAGCATGATGCAATGGAGATACTGGAGAGTGTAAGAGTGTGCATGGCTAAGGCGCTGGACAAAGCCACGGCTGATGGGCACAACGTGGACAGTGGGCTGAAGGCTATTGGGTTGACTAATCAGAGAGAGACGACTCTGATTTGGAGCAAATCCACCGGCTGTCCTCTTTACAATGCTATTGTTTGGATGGATGTACGTACTAGCTCTATTTGCAG aaaattggagaaagaaTTATCTGGGGGAAGAACTCATTTTTTGGAAACATGTGGGTTGCCCATAAGCACCTACTTCAGTGCTTTGAAGTTGCTCTGGTTGCTGGAAAATGTGGATAAAGTGAAAGAGGCTGTGAAATCAGGGGATGCTCTCTTTGGAACTATAGACACTTGGTTAATCTGGAATTTAACTGGTGGTGTCAAGGGAGGGATACATGTTACTGATGTCTCAAATGCATCACGGACAATGCTTATGAACCTGAAGACCCTTGAGTGGGATAATCCTACATTGAAAACCTTAGGAATTCCAGCTGAATTTCTTCCCAAAATTGTCAGTAACTCTGAGATTATTGGAAAAATTTCCACGGGATGGCCAATTACTGGAGTCCCAATTTCTGGATGTCTTGGTGATCAACATGCAGCAATGTTAGGGCAAGCTTGCAGGAGAGGAGAGGCCAAAAGCACATATGGGACGGGTGCTTTCATACTTCTCAACACGGGTGAGGAGATAATTCGGTCAACGCATGGGCTTCTAAGCACTGTGGCATTCAAACTTGGCCCCAAAGCTCCTACAAACTATGCCATAGAGGGATCAATTGCTATTGCTGGAGCTGCAGTTCAGTGGCTTAGAGACAGTCTTGGGATTATTAAGAGCGCAAAAGAGATCGAGGATTTGGCATTGCAGGTTGAGTCCACTGGTGGGGTTTATTTTGTGCCTGCCTTTAATGGATTATTTGCTCCGTGGTGGCGTGATGATGCTCGTGGGGTTTGCATTGGTATTACAAGGTTTACAAACAAGGCTCACATTTGTAGAGCAGTGCTTGAGAGTATGGCCTTCCAGGTGAAAGATGTGTTGGATTCAATGCACAAAGATGCTGGAGAGAAGGGAGAGGTTAAGAATGAGAAGGGGGAGTTCCTGCTCAGAGTGGATGGTGGTGCTACTGTTAATACCCTTCTAATGCAGATTCAG GCGGATCTGTTGGGGAGCCCAGTGCTAAGACCAGCTGACATTGAGACAACAGCTCTTGGAGCAGCCTATGCTGCTGGATTAGCTGTTGGCATTTGGACCGAAAAGGAGATTTTTGCTGGTGAAGAAAGGGCTAAGGTTGCCACCACCTTCCATCCAAAATTAGATGAAgagttgaggaagaagaagttggATTCATGGTTCAAGGCTATTTCAAGAACTTTCGACTTAGCTGATCTTTCACTTTGA
- the LOC18782476 gene encoding pyrophosphate-energized vacuolar membrane proton pump, protein MAVLLSTLATEIVIPVAAVIGIVFSLVQWFIVSRVKVTPERHAPPPGPNSNKNGFNDYLIEEEEGLHDQNVVAKCAEIQNAISEGATSFLFTEYQYVGVFMVVFAILIFLFLGSVEGFSTKSQPCTYDAQRTCKPALATAIFSTVAFVLGGVTSILSGFLGMKIATYANARTTLEARKGVGKAFIVAFRSGAVMGFLLAANGLLVLYITINVFKVYYGDDWEGLFESITGYGLGGSAMALFGRVGGGIYTKAADVGADLVGKVERNIPEDDPRNPAVIADNVGDNVGDIAGMGSDLFGSYAESSCAALVVASISSFGINHEFTSMLYPLLISSMGILICLITTLFATDFFEIKAVKEIEPALKKQLIISTVLMTVGIAIISWIALPSSFTIYNFGVQKVVKNWQLFLCVAVGLWAGLIIGFVTEYYTSNAYSPVQDVADSCRTGAATNVIFGLALGYKSVIIPIFAIAVSIFVSFSFAAMYGIAVAALGMLSTIATGLAIDAYGPISDNAGGIAEMAGMSHRIRERTDALDAAGNTTAAIGKGFAIGSAALVSLALFGAFVSRAAISTVDVLTPKVFIGLIVGAMLPYWFSAMTMKSVGSAALKMVEEVRRQFNTIPGLMEGTAKPDYATCVKISTDASIKEMIPPGALVILTPLIVGTLFGVETLSGVLAGSLVSGVQVAISASNTGGAWDNAKKYIEAGASEHARTLGPKGSDPHKAAVIGDTIGDPLKDTSGPSLNILIKLMAVESLVFAPFFATHGGLLFKIF, encoded by the exons ATGGCGGTTCTGCTTTCTACCCTCGCGACGGAGATTGTGATCCCCGTCGCCGCCGTCATCGGGATCGTGTTCTCGCTTGTCCAGTGGTTCATCGTATCGCGCGTGAAGGTCACGCCAGAGCGTCACGCGCCGCCGCCTGGGCCCAACAGTAACAAGAACGGCTTCAACGACTACCTCattgaggaggaggaaggcCTCCATGACCAAAACGTCGTCGCTAAGTGCGCTGAGATACAGAACGCTATCTCTGAAG GTGCAACATCCTTTCTTTTCACCGAGTATCAGTATGTTGGGGTCTTCATGGTTGTTTTTGCAATcttgatcttcctcttccttggGTCTGTGGAGGGTTTCAGCACAAAGAGCCAACCCTGCACTTATGATGCGCAAAGGACCTGCAAGCCAGCACTTGCAACTGCAATTTTCAGCACTGTAGCTTTCGTACTTGGTGGTGTTACCTCGATCCTTTCTGGTTTTCTTGGGATGAAAATTGCCACTTATGCGAATGCTAGGACAACATTGGAGGCAAGAAAAGGTGTTGGGAAGGCCTTTATTGTTGCATTTAGGTCTGGTGCAGTAATGGGATTTCTCCTTGCTGCAAACGGTCTTTTGGTACTTTATATTACTATCAATGTCTTTAAGGTGTACTATGGTGATGACTGGGAAGGCCTTTTCGAGTCAATTACTGGCTATGGTCTTGGTGGATCAGCCATGGCTCTCTTTGGAAGAGTTGGTGGTGGTATCTATACCAAGGCTGCTGATGTTGGTGCTGACCTGGTAGGAAAGGTTGAAAGAAATATTCCTGAAGATGACCCAAGAAATCCAGCT GTGATTGCTGACAATGTTGGTGATAATGTTGGGGACATTGCTGGGATGGGATCTGATCTTTTTGGCTCATATGCTGAATCATCTTGTGCTGCCCTAGTCGTTGCTTCCATTTCCTCATTTGGAATCAACCATGAGTTCACCTCTATGTTGTATCCTCTCCTCATCAGTTCTATGGGCATCCTTATTTGTTTAATCACAACCCTATTTGCCACTGATTTCTTTGAGATCAAGGCTGTCAAGGAAATTGAACCAGCTTTGAAAAAGCAGCTTATCATCTCCACTGTTCTCATGACTGTTGGAATTGCAATTATTAGCTGGATTGCTCTGCCGTCATCCTTCACAATTTATAACTTTGGGGTTCAGAAAGTTGTAAAGAACTG GCAATTGTTCTTGTGTGTGGCTGTTGGTCTTTGGGCTGGACTTATTATTGGGTTCGTCACTGAGTATTATACTAGCAATGCATACAG CCCTGTGCAAGATGTTGCTGATTCCTGCAGGACCGGTGCTGCCACCAATGTTATCTTTGGGCTTGCTCTGGGATACAAATCAGTCATCATTCCAATTTTTGCCATTGCAGTCAgcatttttgttagttttaGCTTTGCTGCAATGTATGGCATTGCAGTGGCTGCACTTGGGATGCTGAGCACCATCGCTACAGGTTTGGCCATTGATGCTTACGGGCCCATTAGTGACAATGCTGGAGGCATTGCTGAAATGGCAGGCATGAGCCATAGAATCCGTGAGAGAACTGATGCTCTTGATGCTGCCGGCAATACCACTGCTGCCATTGGGAAG GGATTTGCCATCGGATCTGCTGCTCTGGTGTCTTTGGCCCTGTTTGGTGCCTTTGTCAGCCGCGCAGCAATTTCAACAGTTGATGTCTTAACCCCAAAGGTCTTTATTGGACTGATTGTCGGTGCAATGCTTCCTTACTGGTTCTCTGCCATGACCATGAAGAGTGTGGGAAGTGCAGCACTAAAAATGGTTGAGGAAGTCCGCAGGCAGTTCAATACCATTCCAGGTCTCATGGAGGGTACCGCTAAGCCCGACTATGCTACTTGTGTCAAGATCTCCACTGATGCATCCATCAAGGAGATGATTCCACCGGGTGCCCTTGTCATTCTTACCCCTCTCATTGTTGGAACATTATTTGGCGTGGAGACCCTATCTGGTGTTCTTGCTGGTTCACTCGTTTCCGGTGTGCAG GTAGCAATATCTGCTTCCAACACAGGTGGTGCATGGGACAATGCTAAGAAGTACATTGAG GCTGGTGCTTCAGAGCATGCAAGGACCCTTGGGCCAAAGGGATCTGACCCACACAAGGCAGCAGTGATTGGTGACACCATTGGGGACCCACTGAAGGACACCTCTGGCCCATCACTCAACATCCTCATCAAGCTCATGGCAGTGGAGTCCCTTGTGTTTGCTCCCTTCTTTGCCACTCATGGTGGCCTACTTTTCAAGATCTTCTGA